A single region of the uncultured Draconibacterium sp. genome encodes:
- the folB gene encoding dihydroneopterin aldolase, whose amino-acid sequence MGVIEIEGMKFYAYHGHFAAEQIVGNHFEVYLRLETNCDAAAQSDNLDDALNYQAVYETVKEVMQIKSALLENVSKRILDTLYDRFPAIDKARVKISKMNPPMGGEMERVSVTMER is encoded by the coding sequence ATGGGAGTAATTGAAATAGAGGGAATGAAATTTTATGCCTATCACGGGCATTTTGCTGCCGAGCAAATTGTTGGCAACCACTTTGAAGTGTACCTGCGACTGGAAACAAACTGCGATGCCGCAGCCCAATCTGACAATTTAGATGATGCACTGAACTACCAGGCTGTTTATGAAACCGTAAAAGAAGTGATGCAGATAAAATCGGCCTTGTTGGAAAATGTAAGCAAACGTATTCTGGATACCCTTTACGACCGATTCCCTGCAATTGATAAGGCTCGCGTCAAAATCTCGAAAATGAATCCGCCAATGGGAGGAGAAATGGAACGGGTAAGCGTTACAATGGAACGTTAA
- a CDS encoding AAA family ATPase: MKTITFYSYKGGVGRTLALSNIAKRLNEFGKKVFIIDFDLEAPGVHYKFKDFVLRDSVKQGLVDYIYKFYSEGLVDEDLSKYVKSFIVNIRNRNAINLMCAGNSTSSQYWKKLSSINWGDMFYQEESEGVEFFLNLKEAIRERYDPDYLLIDSRTGYTETSAITMSILADEVMVFSANNLENIEGSKQIIKSIKRTKSISGNNIKTHFVLTRIPGGNSPEEKTIKNKIVAQVYYQLNSGNDSKEKLVDEIYLIHTDRDLEIEESFKITGDFKPDSVSISNDYFKILKVIANFSQEELESYNSILKSDEVYSKAMKLPRDKAFENELKYALKLNKNNVDVLRELAIYYYENLQKEEEISVLRRAIRIEPKNPTLLSHLGYALVLLYHLSDNYDLGVEGLGYLKKAVATEKDNNRINVFVEVLYCQGLKMVHKLSHEEVESLFQDLLNRFPNSQMVYNSMAVNFQEAGDLASAYNYVYKALEQDSGNATFMTTLAEISAKDNKENEFYYNLDLALKTKYGIEGFFYYHEFYSKYFTNERFLRLLDKYNVLAKFNKLLKRYNTLVGSSS; this comes from the coding sequence ATGAAAACAATTACATTTTATTCATACAAAGGGGGAGTGGGCAGAACGTTGGCACTTTCCAATATCGCCAAAAGATTAAATGAATTTGGTAAAAAAGTTTTCATTATTGACTTTGACCTTGAGGCACCGGGAGTGCATTATAAGTTTAAGGATTTTGTGTTACGCGATAGTGTTAAGCAGGGGCTGGTTGACTATATTTATAAGTTTTACTCTGAAGGTCTGGTTGATGAAGACTTGTCAAAGTATGTTAAATCATTTATTGTCAACATTCGAAATAGAAATGCTATAAATTTGATGTGTGCAGGAAATAGCACCTCTTCTCAATATTGGAAGAAGCTTTCTTCAATTAATTGGGGAGATATGTTTTATCAAGAAGAAAGTGAGGGGGTGGAATTTTTCTTGAATCTTAAGGAGGCAATTAGGGAAAGATATGATCCTGATTATTTGTTGATTGATTCCAGAACAGGATATACGGAGACCTCTGCTATTACAATGTCTATATTGGCTGATGAGGTGATGGTTTTTTCTGCAAATAATCTTGAGAATATTGAAGGTTCAAAACAGATTATTAAGTCTATTAAAAGGACAAAAAGTATTTCTGGAAACAATATTAAAACTCATTTTGTATTAACAAGAATACCAGGAGGAAATTCCCCGGAAGAAAAAACTATCAAGAACAAAATTGTTGCACAGGTATATTATCAACTAAATTCCGGAAATGATTCAAAGGAAAAACTGGTTGATGAAATTTATTTAATTCATACAGACAGGGATCTTGAGATAGAAGAATCTTTTAAGATAACAGGAGACTTTAAGCCAGACTCTGTCTCAATATCCAATGATTATTTTAAAATATTAAAAGTTATTGCCAATTTCTCTCAAGAAGAATTGGAAAGTTATAATTCAATTTTAAAATCTGATGAAGTTTATTCAAAGGCAATGAAACTTCCGAGAGATAAAGCGTTTGAGAATGAGTTGAAGTATGCTTTAAAACTAAACAAGAATAATGTTGATGTTTTAAGAGAGTTGGCAATCTATTATTATGAAAATCTCCAAAAGGAAGAGGAAATTTCTGTACTGAGAAGAGCCATTCGGATTGAACCGAAGAATCCAACTCTATTGAGTCATTTAGGGTATGCGCTCGTTTTGCTTTATCATTTGTCAGATAATTATGATTTGGGGGTAGAGGGATTAGGTTATTTGAAAAAGGCAGTTGCGACAGAAAAAGATAATAATAGAATTAATGTTTTTGTTGAGGTTCTTTACTGTCAGGGACTTAAAATGGTACATAAATTGAGTCATGAAGAAGTTGAATCATTATTTCAAGATCTTCTAAATAGATTTCCAAATTCTCAAATGGTTTATAATTCAATGGCCGTTAATTTTCAGGAGGCTGGAGATCTTGCGTCTGCATACAATTATGTTTACAAGGCATTGGAGCAAGATAGTGGTAATGCGACATTTATGACAACCTTAGCAGAAATAAGTGCTAAGGATAATAAGGAAAACGAATTCTACTATAATTTAGATTTGGCCCTAAAAACAAAATATGGAATTGAAGGTTTCTTTTATTATCATGAGTTTTATTCAAAATATTTTACAAATGAAAGGTTCTTAAGGTTGTTAGATAAGTACAATGTCTTGGCTAAATTTAATAAATTGCTTAAGAGGTATAATACTTTGGTTGGCTCGTCAAGTTAG
- a CDS encoding helix-turn-helix transcriptional regulator — MIRSNSQYKKAKEKLKEFDSLIEKEISLLKDEGRHPVEIEMSANLMSAQRDKLSLEAAEYEELLNCKEIAISSMREFPKAIVKARIKAGYTQGDLAKKIEIAEQQIQRYEIQDYNKANLERVVQIVDALDMNVSIILKPQTEARVIHLKPTIISQEKLDQKKDEISKEGLLMSIGE, encoded by the coding sequence ATGATTAGGAGTAATAGTCAGTATAAAAAAGCCAAAGAGAAACTTAAAGAATTTGATTCTCTAATTGAAAAAGAGATTAGTCTCCTAAAGGATGAGGGGCGGCATCCTGTTGAGATAGAGATGAGTGCTAACCTAATGAGTGCGCAAAGAGATAAGTTGAGTCTTGAGGCTGCTGAATATGAAGAGTTATTGAATTGTAAGGAAATTGCAATTAGCAGTATGCGTGAATTCCCTAAGGCAATAGTTAAAGCAAGAATTAAAGCTGGCTATACGCAAGGTGATTTGGCAAAGAAAATTGAAATTGCGGAGCAGCAAATACAGCGTTATGAGATACAGGATTATAATAAGGCAAACCTGGAGCGTGTTGTGCAGATCGTTGATGCTTTGGATATGAATGTGTCAATAATTCTTAAACCTCAAACAGAAGCAAGAGTAATACATTTAAAACCGACAATTATATCTCAAGAAAAACTTGATCAAAAAAAAGATGAAATTTCCAAAGAAGGTTTATTAATGTCAATTGGAGAGTAA
- a CDS encoding HNH endonuclease: MRVCIWCNRDERSTTFDKMAHIVPQSLGGKLTCENVCDECNHYFGSNGTPPIETVFKEAFNITRYRLLTKENIGKNKPLSRFKSIFFEIKTDPLNLVLKQSFKLKPGFQAKLCRQFKRGIYKVFLEENERVNGDSLQDRFDFIREFARRNIGDYPLLYFPRKNPMMLMMDKELEEPGFSRRDKFGYLLDDYGFYEVEFLGHLFSFPTSRRFDLGLDLYLKESIKLKKEYFENPIQVNYLTDIDLALSIMDSNSIKR; encoded by the coding sequence ATGAGAGTTTGTATTTGGTGTAATAGGGACGAAAGGTCGACTACCTTTGATAAAATGGCTCACATTGTGCCACAGTCGTTGGGAGGGAAACTAACTTGTGAGAATGTTTGTGATGAATGCAACCACTATTTTGGATCCAATGGTACACCGCCAATAGAAACAGTTTTTAAAGAAGCCTTTAATATTACAAGGTATCGTCTTCTTACAAAAGAAAATATTGGGAAGAACAAGCCACTAAGTAGATTTAAGTCAATCTTTTTTGAAATAAAAACAGACCCATTAAATTTAGTGTTGAAACAATCATTTAAGCTCAAGCCAGGATTTCAGGCTAAATTATGTAGGCAGTTTAAAAGAGGGATATACAAAGTCTTTTTAGAAGAAAATGAGAGAGTTAATGGTGATTCATTGCAAGATAGGTTTGACTTTATAAGAGAATTTGCCCGACGAAATATTGGTGATTATCCTCTTTTGTATTTTCCCAGGAAGAATCCAATGATGCTTATGATGGATAAAGAACTGGAGGAACCAGGGTTTTCGCGTCGAGATAAATTTGGGTATTTGCTTGATGACTATGGTTTCTATGAAGTAGAGTTTTTAGGGCATCTTTTTTCATTTCCGACTTCACGAAGGTTTGATCTTGGTCTTGATTTATACTTGAAGGAATCTATAAAGTTGAAAAAAGAATACTTTGAAAATCCTATCCAGGTAAATTATCTTACTGATATTGATTTAGCTTTAAGTATAATGGACTCGAATAGTATAAAGAGATAG